From the genome of Geoglobus ahangari, one region includes:
- a CDS encoding 50S ribosomal protein L6, producing the protein MEERFVEIPENVTLEISGDSVSGYTIKVSGPKGENERFLKYRGVFIEKVDSKVRVYTPEKKSKVKAMVGTFAAHINNLIRGVTEGFEYKLKILYSHFPMKVRVEGREVVIENFLGEKHPRRVKIFGRAEVKISGNEIIVSGIDKEECGQTAANLEQATKKKNLDVRVFQDGIYIVEKP; encoded by the coding sequence ATGGAGGAGAGGTTTGTAGAGATTCCAGAAAACGTCACCCTCGAGATCTCAGGAGATAGCGTTAGCGGTTACACCATCAAGGTATCGGGCCCGAAGGGCGAGAACGAGAGGTTCCTCAAGTACAGGGGCGTTTTCATCGAGAAGGTGGACAGCAAGGTCAGGGTTTACACGCCGGAGAAGAAGTCGAAGGTAAAGGCGATGGTGGGGACATTCGCGGCGCACATCAACAACCTGATCAGGGGGGTTACCGAGGGCTTCGAGTACAAGCTCAAGATCCTCTACTCTCACTTCCCGATGAAGGTGAGGGTCGAGGGTAGGGAGGTTGTGATCGAGAACTTCCTCGGAGAGAAGCACCCCAGGAGGGTCAAGATATTCGGAAGGGCAGAGGTCAAGATATCCGGCAACGAGATCATCGTGAGCGGAATTGACAAGGAGGAGTGCGGACAGACGGCAGCAAATCTGGAGCAGGCGACGAAAAAGAAGAATCTGGATGTGAGGGTGTTCCAGGACGGTATTTACATAGTGGAGAAACCGTGA
- a CDS encoding 30S ribosomal protein S8, translating into MQSDTLSNAMSAIKNAELVGKHRVEIRPASKLIGKVLNVMKEYGYIKGFEVKDDHKGGVIIVELSGRINDCGAVRPRFSVKRTEYERFEKRYLPARDFGILIVSTTEGVMSQKEAMERGLGGVLLAYVY; encoded by the coding sequence ATGCAGAGCGATACTCTCTCAAACGCGATGTCAGCGATAAAGAACGCGGAGCTCGTGGGAAAGCACAGGGTTGAGATAAGGCCGGCCTCGAAGCTCATAGGTAAGGTCCTGAACGTGATGAAGGAGTACGGCTACATCAAGGGGTTCGAGGTGAAGGACGACCACAAGGGTGGAGTGATAATCGTTGAGCTCAGCGGCAGGATAAACGACTGCGGAGCAGTCAGGCCGAGGTTCTCGGTTAAGAGGACTGAGTACGAGAGGTTCGAGAAGAGGTACCTGCCGGCGAGGGACTTCGGGATACTCATCGTCTCAACTACAGAGGGAGTGATGTCCCAGAAAGAGGCCATGGAGAGGGGACTCGGAGGAGTCCTGCTCGCTTACGTCTACTGA
- a CDS encoding 30S ribosomal protein S14, translated as MAKERTKKFGRNANPCRRCGRKRGVVRKYGLYLCRQCFREVAKELGFKKYW; from the coding sequence ATGGCGAAGGAAAGAACAAAGAAGTTTGGTAGGAACGCTAACCCGTGCAGGAGATGCGGAAGGAAGAGGGGAGTGGTCAGGAAGTATGGCCTTTACCTCTGCAGGCAGTGTTTCAGAGAGGTAGCCAAGGAGCTCGGGTTTAAGAAGTACTGGTGA
- a CDS encoding 50S ribosomal protein L5, which yields MNPMREVLIDKVVINIGVGESGERQKKALQLLEELTGKTPTSTYAKKTIRNFGIRKGEAIGAKVTLRGDDALEFLKRALVVKENRLSARQIGDGYFSFGIQEHIDLPGVEYDPDMGIFGMDVTVSLKRRGYRVARRKIAKSKVGKAHRVTKQDTIEFLKSLGVEVE from the coding sequence ATGAACCCAATGAGGGAGGTGCTGATTGACAAGGTCGTGATCAACATCGGCGTTGGAGAGAGCGGAGAGAGGCAGAAGAAGGCCCTCCAGCTCCTTGAGGAGCTGACCGGCAAAACGCCCACCTCAACCTATGCCAAGAAGACGATAAGGAACTTCGGCATCAGGAAGGGAGAGGCCATCGGAGCCAAGGTGACCCTGAGGGGAGATGACGCCCTCGAGTTCCTCAAGAGGGCGCTCGTGGTCAAGGAGAACAGGCTCAGCGCGAGGCAGATCGGAGACGGCTACTTTTCCTTCGGAATTCAGGAGCACATAGACCTCCCGGGTGTTGAGTACGACCCTGACATGGGTATATTCGGCATGGACGTGACGGTCTCGCTTAAGAGGAGGGGCTACAGGGTTGCGAGGAGGAAGATTGCAAAGAGCAAGGTTGGTAAGGCTCATCGCGTTACAAAGCAGGATACCATAGAATTTCTCAAATCGTTGGGTGTGGAGGTTGAATGA
- a CDS encoding 30S ribosomal protein S4e produces MHQKRLSAPRTYKVPRKVKKWIVKPSPGPHDKDAVPLLVIVRDFLELADTAREARRVIAKGEILVDGVVRKDYKFPVGLFDIISVPKMELNYRIVFDEKGRYVPIEVEDHDRKLYRINNKTIVKGGKVQLNLFDGTNILASNEYKTKDSILLKIPEKEILQHLKFEEGALVMVTGGTHAGEIGRLKSYKVVRGSAPNLVTIEIDGKEYTTIEQYIFVVGSKDDEKPVIDLGV; encoded by the coding sequence ATGCATCAGAAGAGATTAAGCGCCCCGAGAACCTACAAGGTTCCCAGAAAGGTTAAGAAGTGGATAGTCAAGCCCTCACCGGGCCCTCACGATAAAGATGCGGTTCCGCTGCTCGTCATCGTGAGGGACTTCCTCGAGCTTGCCGACACGGCGAGAGAGGCGAGGAGGGTAATTGCGAAGGGAGAGATATTGGTTGATGGAGTGGTCAGGAAGGACTACAAGTTCCCCGTTGGGCTGTTCGACATAATCAGCGTCCCGAAGATGGAGCTCAACTACAGGATAGTTTTCGACGAGAAGGGCAGGTATGTGCCCATAGAGGTTGAGGATCACGACAGGAAGCTCTACAGAATCAACAACAAGACAATCGTCAAGGGCGGCAAGGTTCAGCTCAACCTTTTCGACGGCACCAACATCCTCGCGAGCAACGAGTACAAGACGAAGGACAGCATACTCCTCAAGATCCCCGAGAAGGAGATCCTCCAGCACCTCAAGTTTGAAGAGGGTGCGCTCGTGATGGTCACCGGTGGAACCCATGCCGGTGAAATCGGGAGGCTGAAGAGCTACAAGGTCGTCAGGGGTTCTGCACCGAACCTCGTCACGATCGAGATCGACGGGAAGGAGTACACCACAATCGAGCAGTACATCTTCGTCGTTGGCTCGAAGGATGATGAGAAGCCTGTGATTGACCTGGGGGTGTAG
- the rplX gene encoding 50S ribosomal protein L24, with protein sequence MSKQPRKQRKRIYTAKLHQRHRFLHATLSKELREKYGKRSIRVRKGDKVKVMRGSYAGHTGKVLEVDMKKLRIYVDGVVVKKADGTEVAMPVHPSNVMIVELGEEDEVREKILKR encoded by the coding sequence ATGTCTAAGCAGCCGAGGAAGCAGAGGAAGAGGATCTACACCGCGAAGCTCCACCAGAGGCACAGGTTCCTGCATGCAACCCTCTCCAAGGAGCTCAGGGAGAAGTACGGCAAGAGGTCGATTAGGGTCAGGAAGGGTGACAAGGTCAAGGTGATGAGGGGCAGCTACGCCGGCCACACGGGCAAGGTGCTCGAGGTGGACATGAAGAAGCTCAGGATTTACGTTGATGGTGTTGTCGTGAAGAAGGCCGACGGAACTGAGGTTGCGATGCCCGTGCATCCGTCAAACGTCATGATCGTCGAGCTTGGGGAGGAGGACGAGGTTAGAGAAAAAATCCTCAAGAGGTGA
- a CDS encoding 50S ribosomal protein L14 gives MRAKKAVVPRALPTGARLVCADNTGARELEIIAVKGYKGVRRRYPAAGVGDIVVVSVKKGAPDIRKQVHYAVIVRQRKEYRRPDGTRVKFEDNAAVITDPNGNPKGSEIRGPVAREAAERFSKIGSIATIIV, from the coding sequence ATGAGGGCGAAGAAGGCTGTCGTTCCGAGGGCTTTGCCGACCGGAGCGAGGCTCGTGTGCGCAGACAACACGGGTGCGAGGGAGCTCGAGATCATTGCGGTGAAGGGGTACAAGGGCGTCAGGAGGAGGTACCCTGCTGCAGGAGTTGGAGACATAGTGGTCGTCTCCGTGAAGAAGGGTGCCCCGGACATCAGGAAGCAGGTTCACTATGCGGTGATTGTCAGGCAGAGGAAGGAGTACCGCAGGCCTGACGGAACGAGGGTCAAGTTCGAGGACAACGCTGCCGTAATCACCGATCCAAACGGCAACCCGAAGGGCAGCGAGATAAGAGGGCCGGTTGCGAGGGAGGCGGCTGAGAGGTTCAGCAAAATCGGCTCAATAGCCACCATAATCGTGTGA
- a CDS encoding 30S ribosomal protein S17, with product MRDIGINVKAPEKECTDKNCPFHGNLSVRGQIFRGRVVKTYEKSAVIERELIRYVPKYERYLKKRSKMHAHNPPCIDAKPGDIVTIAECRPISKTKSFVIVEKVVEE from the coding sequence ATGAGGGATATCGGAATTAATGTTAAGGCTCCTGAGAAGGAATGCACGGACAAGAACTGTCCCTTCCACGGTAACCTCTCCGTGAGAGGTCAGATATTCAGGGGCAGGGTTGTGAAGACGTACGAGAAGTCTGCGGTAATCGAGAGGGAGCTGATAAGGTACGTGCCGAAGTACGAGAGGTACCTGAAGAAGAGGAGCAAGATGCATGCTCACAATCCTCCGTGCATTGACGCGAAGCCGGGCGACATCGTAACGATCGCGGAGTGCAGGCCGATTAGCAAGACCAAGAGCTTTGTTATAGTGGAGAAGGTGGTGGAAGAATGA
- a CDS encoding ribonuclease P component 1 family protein has translation MLARDWIGLRVEVMESPNPCEVGLKGVVVDETMNTLRIETERGVKVVAKMHRVFAVEIDGRRYRVDGRLIAFRPEERIMKGMMLVNRIKG, from the coding sequence GTGCTGGCGAGGGACTGGATAGGTCTGAGAGTGGAGGTTATGGAAAGTCCCAATCCATGTGAAGTGGGCCTGAAGGGCGTGGTGGTCGACGAGACCATGAACACCCTCAGAATTGAGACAGAGAGGGGCGTGAAGGTGGTTGCGAAGATGCACAGGGTGTTTGCGGTGGAGATTGACGGCAGAAGGTACAGGGTGGATGGAAGGCTGATAGCCTTCAGGCCCGAGGAGAGGATAATGAAGGGTATGATGCTCGTTAACAGGATAAAAGGGTGA
- the rpmC gene encoding 50S ribosomal protein L29: protein MQEIREMSKEEKLKKLTELENELLRLRTLVRSGGALENPGQIRAVRKDIARIKLALREEGYKV from the coding sequence ATGCAGGAGATCAGGGAAATGAGTAAGGAGGAGAAGCTAAAAAAATTGACGGAGCTGGAGAACGAGCTGCTGAGGCTGAGAACGCTGGTGAGGAGCGGAGGAGCACTCGAGAACCCCGGCCAGATAAGGGCTGTGAGAAAGGACATCGCCAGAATAAAGCTCGCGCTCAGAGAAGAAGGCTACAAGGTATAA
- a CDS encoding 30S ribosomal protein S3, producing the protein MAVERKFVEERVRKLRVKEWIVDEVRNAGFGGIDIVRTPLGTQVTLFVERPGLVIGRGGRRIRKLTEKLKEFGLDNPQVAVDEIEKPEFNAQLMASLLARALERGWYFRKAGYRFLYRIMESGAKGCEIEISGKLTSERARTEKFVAGTIVHTGEPAESMVNEGFDIAIKKLGVYGVRVRIIPPDVELPDEIHVKDVDLKKEEQVEQQVEQPQEQEQQEKEVKESEDAGDQGNE; encoded by the coding sequence ATGGCGGTGGAGAGGAAGTTTGTTGAGGAGAGGGTTAGGAAGCTCAGGGTCAAGGAATGGATAGTTGATGAGGTCAGGAACGCAGGGTTCGGAGGCATCGACATAGTAAGGACTCCCCTTGGCACGCAGGTGACGCTGTTCGTAGAGAGGCCGGGCCTCGTCATCGGAAGGGGAGGAAGGAGAATCAGGAAGCTCACAGAGAAGCTCAAGGAGTTCGGCCTCGACAACCCGCAGGTTGCAGTTGACGAGATAGAGAAGCCGGAGTTCAACGCACAGCTCATGGCCTCATTGCTTGCAAGAGCCCTTGAGAGGGGCTGGTACTTCAGGAAAGCTGGCTACAGGTTCCTCTACAGGATCATGGAGTCCGGAGCCAAGGGATGTGAGATCGAGATAAGCGGCAAGCTCACGAGCGAGAGGGCGAGGACTGAGAAGTTCGTTGCCGGCACGATAGTGCACACGGGAGAGCCGGCGGAGAGCATGGTGAACGAGGGATTCGACATAGCGATCAAGAAGCTTGGAGTTTACGGAGTGAGGGTCAGGATAATCCCGCCCGACGTGGAGCTCCCGGATGAGATTCACGTGAAGGACGTTGACCTCAAGAAGGAAGAGCAGGTCGAGCAGCAGGTTGAGCAACCTCAGGAACAGGAGCAGCAGGAGAAGGAGGTGAAGGAGAGTGAAGATGCAGGAGATCAGGGAAATGAGTAA
- the rplV gene encoding 50S ribosomal protein L22, with translation MARVKYAYQPKDELNAAKAMGYEMDISFKHAVEICRAIKGKKIDDAIAYLEDVVAMKKAVPFRNHKKKVAHRKGLEKWYAGRYPVKASKAIIKVLKNLKANAEYKGLEVNRLIITHAQAKKGRVIKRYMPRAYGRATPRFKVLTTVEVVAEVR, from the coding sequence ATGGCGAGGGTGAAGTACGCTTACCAGCCGAAGGATGAGCTGAACGCCGCGAAGGCGATGGGCTACGAGATGGACATAAGCTTCAAGCACGCCGTCGAGATATGCAGGGCGATCAAGGGGAAGAAGATCGATGACGCAATAGCCTACCTTGAGGACGTGGTTGCGATGAAGAAGGCGGTGCCTTTCAGGAACCACAAGAAGAAGGTGGCCCACAGGAAGGGACTCGAGAAGTGGTATGCTGGTAGATACCCGGTAAAGGCCTCGAAGGCAATAATCAAGGTGCTGAAGAACCTCAAGGCCAACGCCGAGTACAAGGGGCTTGAGGTGAACAGGCTCATCATAACCCACGCACAGGCCAAGAAGGGCAGGGTGATCAAGAGGTACATGCCGAGGGCGTATGGTAGAGCCACGCCGAGGTTTAAGGTTCTGACAACTGTAGAAGTTGTGGCCGAGGTGCGATAA
- the rpsS gene encoding 30S ribosomal protein S19, whose translation MAMKGKVIRPKEFRYRGYTLEELQNMPLDRFAELLPARERRKIKRGFTEQEEKLLRKLRKKGQARTHCRDMVVLPEMVGKVIFVHNGKEFVRVEVKPEMIGHRLGEFAQTRRFEKHSGPGVGATRSSKFVPLK comes from the coding sequence ATGGCGATGAAGGGTAAGGTTATCAGGCCGAAGGAGTTCAGGTATCGCGGTTACACGCTTGAGGAGCTCCAGAACATGCCTCTCGACAGGTTTGCGGAGCTCCTGCCTGCGAGAGAGAGGAGGAAGATAAAGAGGGGCTTCACCGAGCAGGAGGAGAAGCTGCTGAGGAAGCTCAGGAAGAAGGGACAGGCGAGGACCCACTGCAGGGACATGGTGGTTCTGCCCGAGATGGTGGGCAAGGTAATCTTCGTGCACAACGGCAAGGAGTTCGTGAGGGTGGAAGTGAAGCCAGAGATGATCGGTCACAGGCTTGGCGAATTCGCCCAGACGAGGAGGTTCGAGAAGCACTCCGGGCCTGGTGTTGGAGCTACGAGGAGCAGTAAATTCGTGCCGCTGAAGTGA
- a CDS encoding 50S ribosomal protein L2, with the protein MGKRIISQNRGRGTPTYRAPSHKYKADVRHLKFGDGVIEAKIEDVVHDPARNGPLFLVRLPNGRKEYVLAVEGKGVGDTIKAGESVEIDVGNITLLRNIPEGTPVCNIESVPGDGGKFARASGTYAFVVAHEEDRVLVQLPSGTMKWFHPNCRAMIGVVAGAGRTDKPFVKAGKKFHKMKSKAAKWPRVRGVAMNAVDHPFGGGKHQHVGRPKTVSRNAPPGRKVGSIAARRTGVRR; encoded by the coding sequence ATGGGTAAGAGAATAATCTCCCAGAACAGGGGAAGGGGAACTCCCACTTACAGAGCCCCGTCTCACAAGTATAAGGCTGACGTAAGGCACCTGAAGTTCGGAGATGGAGTGATTGAGGCGAAGATTGAGGATGTGGTCCACGATCCTGCAAGGAACGGGCCGCTGTTCCTCGTGAGGCTGCCCAACGGCAGGAAGGAGTACGTTCTCGCCGTGGAGGGCAAGGGAGTCGGAGACACGATAAAGGCTGGAGAGAGCGTGGAAATTGATGTGGGCAACATAACTCTCCTCAGAAACATCCCCGAGGGAACGCCGGTCTGCAACATTGAGAGCGTTCCGGGGGATGGTGGAAAGTTTGCGAGGGCGAGTGGCACCTACGCGTTCGTTGTCGCTCATGAAGAGGACAGGGTTCTCGTTCAATTGCCATCGGGCACGATGAAGTGGTTCCACCCCAACTGCAGGGCCATGATCGGAGTTGTGGCCGGAGCGGGAAGGACGGACAAGCCGTTTGTCAAGGCCGGAAAGAAGTTCCACAAGATGAAGAGCAAGGCTGCCAAGTGGCCGAGGGTCAGAGGTGTTGCGATGAACGCAGTTGACCACCCGTTCGGTGGTGGTAAGCACCAGCACGTTGGAAGGCCCAAGACTGTAAGCAGGAACGCTCCTCCGGGCAGGAAGGTTGGTAGTATTGCTGCAAGAAGAACGGGTGTGAGGCGATAG
- a CDS encoding 50S ribosomal protein L23 — protein sequence MILKAFLITEKSTMLLEKNVLTAIVDIRANKKQIAKEVEKRFGVEVEKVNTLITPKGEKKAYIKLKPEYSAEELLSNLGVF from the coding sequence ATGATCCTGAAGGCGTTTCTCATCACGGAAAAGAGCACAATGCTTCTGGAGAAGAACGTTCTCACGGCGATAGTTGACATCAGGGCCAACAAGAAGCAGATCGCTAAGGAAGTGGAGAAGAGATTCGGCGTTGAGGTTGAAAAGGTGAACACTCTGATAACCCCCAAGGGTGAGAAGAAGGCGTACATCAAGCTGAAGCCAGAGTATTCGGCTGAAGAGCTGCTTTCAAATCTGGGTGTGTTCTGA
- the rpl4p gene encoding 50S ribosomal protein L4: MKANVYGLNGEVVEEIELPAAFSEEFRPDIIRKAVHAIQSHRRQPYGPNPLAGTNYAAENWGPGHGYARVPRWKIGSRAVKVPQAVGGRRAHPPKVQKKWEEKINRKEMRKALRSALAATVNAEIVRQRNHVFEGDLPKIVVDDFEGIKRTKEVVDVLKALGVYQDVERAKERKRVRAGKGKMRGRRYKMKKSVLIVTGNDSDVLKAAKNLPGVDVVAARNLNVELLAPGGHAGRLVVYTKSAINYLGEWL; encoded by the coding sequence ATGAAGGCTAACGTTTACGGTCTCAATGGCGAGGTTGTGGAGGAGATCGAGCTTCCAGCTGCATTCAGCGAGGAATTCAGACCGGACATAATTAGGAAGGCAGTTCACGCAATACAGAGCCACAGGAGGCAGCCCTACGGCCCCAACCCGCTTGCCGGGACAAACTACGCTGCCGAGAACTGGGGACCGGGACACGGATACGCGAGAGTGCCGAGGTGGAAGATCGGCAGCAGGGCTGTTAAGGTTCCTCAGGCTGTTGGTGGAAGGAGAGCCCACCCACCAAAGGTTCAGAAGAAGTGGGAGGAGAAGATCAACAGGAAGGAGATGAGGAAGGCCCTCAGGTCGGCACTTGCGGCAACGGTGAATGCGGAGATCGTGAGGCAGAGGAACCACGTTTTTGAGGGAGACCTTCCCAAGATTGTCGTGGACGACTTCGAGGGGATCAAGAGAACCAAGGAGGTCGTGGATGTCCTCAAGGCTCTTGGAGTCTATCAGGATGTAGAGAGGGCAAAGGAGAGGAAAAGGGTCAGGGCCGGAAAGGGCAAGATGAGGGGCAGAAGGTACAAGATGAAGAAGAGCGTGCTCATAGTAACCGGAAATGACTCCGACGTGCTGAAAGCGGCGAAGAACCTTCCCGGCGTTGACGTTGTGGCTGCAAGGAACCTGAATGTCGAGCTGCTCGCTCCGGGCGGGCATGCTGGAAGGCTCGTTGTCTATACCAAGTCCGCGATAAACTATCTGGGGGAGTGGTTATGA
- a CDS encoding 50S ribosomal protein L3, with protein MKEHRPRRGSLGFSPRKRASSIIPRIRAWPVTSEVKALGFAGYKAGMTHVVMVDDRKNSPTYGEEIVVPVTVIETPPLKVMGVRVYRKTQYGLQIAGEVWATNLDEHLARRLNLPKNGKDPEELKQIEDIAEVRLITYTQPYRITGVPKKVPDVMEQKVGGDAAEALDYAISKLGGEIKVSEVFGEGAFIDVLSITKGKGFQGPVKRWGVITLNAKHARSSKHRRVGTLGPWNPHHVRWTVPQAGQMGFHQRTEYNKRILKIGENGEEITPDGGFPHYGVVRNEYVLVAGSVPGPVKRLVRMRDAIRPPFEQYEGVNLIYVSTSSKQGR; from the coding sequence ATGAAGGAACACAGGCCAAGAAGGGGTTCGCTGGGGTTTTCTCCCAGAAAGAGAGCGTCCAGCATCATTCCAAGGATAAGGGCTTGGCCCGTAACCAGTGAGGTCAAGGCACTTGGCTTTGCCGGGTATAAGGCGGGAATGACGCATGTTGTGATGGTTGATGATAGGAAGAACTCCCCGACGTACGGAGAGGAGATAGTGGTGCCGGTGACCGTTATAGAGACTCCGCCGCTGAAGGTCATGGGAGTCAGGGTTTACAGGAAGACACAGTACGGCCTGCAGATAGCCGGAGAGGTCTGGGCCACCAACCTCGACGAGCACCTTGCGAGGAGGCTCAACCTGCCCAAGAACGGCAAGGATCCTGAGGAGCTCAAGCAGATCGAGGACATCGCGGAGGTCAGGCTGATAACGTACACCCAGCCCTACAGGATAACCGGTGTTCCCAAGAAGGTTCCGGACGTTATGGAGCAGAAGGTCGGGGGAGATGCGGCTGAGGCCCTCGACTACGCGATATCCAAGCTCGGCGGGGAGATAAAGGTCTCAGAGGTTTTCGGCGAGGGGGCGTTCATCGACGTACTGAGCATAACCAAGGGCAAGGGCTTTCAGGGGCCTGTCAAGAGGTGGGGAGTCATCACGCTCAACGCAAAGCACGCGAGGAGCAGCAAGCACAGGAGGGTCGGAACACTCGGTCCGTGGAACCCCCACCACGTCAGGTGGACAGTTCCGCAGGCAGGTCAGATGGGCTTCCACCAGAGGACGGAGTACAACAAGAGGATACTGAAGATTGGAGAAAATGGGGAGGAGATAACCCCGGACGGCGGGTTCCCGCACTACGGCGTCGTCAGGAACGAGTACGTGCTCGTCGCTGGGAGCGTTCCCGGGCCTGTGAAGAGGCTTGTCAGGATGAGGGACGCGATAAGGCCGCCGTTCGAGCAGTATGAGGGCGTCAACCTCATTTACGTCAGCACATCCTCCAAGCAGGGTAGGTGA
- a CDS encoding putative RNA uridine N3 methyltransferase: MEIAIPSSSLINERDEKIKVYKIGMIARAAAIFRVKVIHIYKDPALDESGLIREVLEYLETPQYLRKYLFPIKGSLRYAGVLPPLRIPSHKPKDLKIGEVREGVIVRVAPDGTAWADIGMKALALYRGKAKERARVTVRVCSKKPLVVEDAQPEGYWGYRVRKARLEDLVKRRDAVVTSRRGKVPEPVEVARKGLLIFGSPSEGVHEIAERLGVSLNGVDVWNMFPDQGTQTVRLEEAVMGSLAITNYLRYVEGGIR; this comes from the coding sequence ATGGAGATAGCAATACCGTCAAGCTCGCTCATAAATGAGAGGGACGAGAAGATAAAGGTGTACAAGATCGGGATGATAGCGAGGGCTGCAGCCATTTTCAGGGTGAAGGTGATTCACATCTACAAAGATCCGGCCCTCGACGAGAGCGGGCTGATCAGGGAGGTTCTGGAGTATCTGGAAACCCCCCAGTACCTGCGGAAGTACCTGTTTCCCATAAAGGGGTCTCTCAGGTACGCAGGGGTTCTCCCCCCACTCCGCATCCCATCCCATAAGCCAAAAGATTTAAAAATCGGTGAAGTGAGAGAGGGGGTAATCGTCAGGGTTGCTCCTGACGGCACCGCGTGGGCTGATATCGGAATGAAAGCCCTGGCCCTCTACCGCGGAAAGGCCAAGGAGAGGGCCCGCGTGACCGTCAGGGTCTGTTCGAAGAAGCCGTTGGTGGTAGAAGACGCCCAGCCCGAGGGGTACTGGGGATACCGGGTCAGGAAGGCCCGGCTTGAGGATCTGGTGAAGAGAAGGGACGCGGTGGTAACGTCCCGTCGGGGGAAGGTCCCCGAACCGGTAGAGGTTGCGCGCAAGGGACTGCTGATATTCGGCAGTCCAAGTGAGGGCGTGCACGAAATAGCTGAAAGGCTCGGAGTGAGCCTGAATGGAGTGGATGTGTGGAACATGTTCCCAGATCAGGGTACTCAGACCGTGAGGCTTGAGGAAGCGGTAATGGGGAGCCTTGCGATAACAAACTATCTGAGGTATGTTGAGGGTGGTATAAGATGA
- the hisA gene encoding 1-(5-phosphoribosyl)-5-[(5-phosphoribosylamino)methylideneamino]imidazole-4-carboxamide isomerase translates to MFRVIPAVDIKDGKCVQLRQGKEDDVIFEGDDPVIVARSWVEKGARVLHVVDLSGSFKGRLAHEDVILEISELAEVQVGGGIRDAETARRLLDLGVERVIVGTMAIERSDEVRRLAEEYPKRIMVAVDSRGGNVVVRGWKKNTCLSPVEVMKMYSDLDVSFLFTNVDVEGLMRGIDEVAVRRVVESTDKPVIVSGGITSKEDVEKVKNVGAAGVVVGSALYTGKLRFEELLSLEED, encoded by the coding sequence ATGTTCAGGGTCATTCCGGCCGTCGATATCAAGGACGGGAAGTGCGTTCAGCTCAGACAGGGTAAAGAGGATGACGTGATTTTCGAAGGCGACGATCCGGTGATCGTTGCGAGGTCGTGGGTTGAAAAAGGAGCGAGAGTTCTGCATGTGGTAGACCTGAGCGGGAGCTTTAAGGGAAGGCTTGCCCACGAAGATGTGATACTGGAGATCTCGGAGCTTGCAGAGGTGCAGGTCGGAGGGGGGATAAGGGACGCCGAGACGGCAAGAAGGCTGCTCGACCTTGGAGTGGAGAGGGTCATAGTAGGGACGATGGCGATAGAGAGGTCGGACGAGGTCAGGAGGCTGGCAGAGGAGTACCCAAAGAGAATCATGGTGGCGGTTGACTCGAGGGGAGGGAATGTGGTCGTGCGGGGCTGGAAGAAGAACACCTGTCTGAGCCCCGTAGAGGTTATGAAAATGTACTCAGACCTTGATGTCAGCTTTCTCTTCACCAACGTGGACGTCGAGGGGCTGATGAGGGGGATTGATGAAGTGGCAGTAAGGCGGGTCGTGGAGTCCACAGATAAGCCGGTGATAGTGTCGGGAGGGATAACGAGCAAGGAGGACGTGGAAAAGGTTAAGAATGTTGGTGCGGCTGGGGTGGTTGTGGGGAGTGCCCTCTACACAGGAAAGCTCAGATTTGAGGAGCTCCTAAGTTTGGAGGAGGATTGA